A stretch of DNA from Coccidioides posadasii str. Silveira chromosome 4, complete sequence:
CCAAGAAGCTGAAAAGCTTCTTGTTTATTACGAGCTTGATCTCGGTTTAAATCATGTTGTTCGAAGATGGGCGGACCCTGTCGATCGTTCTGCAGCGATGCTCTTCCAGGTACCTGGCGGAGCAGACGGCCCAAGTGGAGTTCTTGTTTGTAGCGAAGGTAACATCACATATCGTCACTCCAATCAAGACGCCTTCAGAGTGCCGATTCCACGTCGGAGTGGTCCCACCGAAAATCCTGAAAGGAAGCGGTATATCACGGCGGGTGTGGTTCATAAAATGCGGAGGGCatttttttgtcttttacAGACAGAGGATGGAGATTTGTTCAAAGTTACAATGGACATGGTGGAAGATGAAAATGGGCAATTAACAGGCGAAGTACAGCGGTTGAAGCTCAAATACTTCGACACCGTGCCCGTCGCATCAAGTCTTTGTATCCTCAAAAACGGTTTCCTTTTCGTGGCAAGCGAAACCGGTAATCATCATTTCTACCAATTCGAGAAGCTCGGTGACGATGATGAGGAAACAGAATTCTCAAGTGATGATTTTTCAGCAGATCCGTCAGAGCCACTCGCTCCAGTATATTTCCGTCCACGGCCAGCGGAAAACCTGAATTTAGTGGAGAGTATCAATTCACTTAATCCTCTGATGAGTTGCAAAATCACAAACCTTACAGAAGACGATGCCCCTCAATTCTATACACTCAGCGGGACAGGTGCACGGAGCACTTTTAGGACCTTGAAGCACGGCTTAGAAGTGTCGGAAATTGTCGAATCCGAGTTACCCAGTGTTCCCTCCGCTGTTTGGACGACAAAACTCACTCGCAACGACCAATATGATGCATATATCATTCTATCTTTCTCCAATGGAACGTTGGTTTTGAGTATTGGCGAAACGGTGGAAGAGGTGACGGACACCGGCTTCCTCTCCTCTGCGCCAACCCTTGCTGTGCAGCAACTTGGTGAAGATTCGCTCATTCAAGTTCATCCAAAAGGCATCCGACACATCCACGCCGACCGTAGGGTGAATGAATGGCCCGCGCCACAGCATCGATCGATTGTGGCTGCAGCTACAAATGAACGACAGGTTGCCGTGGCTCTAAGTTCTGGCGAAATTGTCTACTTCGAGATGGATACCGATGGTTCTTTAGCAGAATACGATGAAAAGCGTGAGATGTCAGGAACTGTTACGTGCCTTAGTCTCGGAGAGATCCCTCCTGGTCGCGTGAGAAGTTCGTTCCTTGCCGTGGGATGTGATGATTCCACAGTTCGCATTTTGAGTTTAGATCCCGATTCAACTTTAGAAAATAAATCGGTCCAGGCTCTGACGTCTGCACCATCCGCTTTGTCAATAATGTCAATGGTTGACTCCACGTCGGGCGGTTCGACGCTTTATCTTCATATTGGATTATACTCGGGCATCTATCTTCGCACAGTGCTCGACGAAGTTACTGGCGAGCTCTCAGACACGCGCACACGCTTTCTTGGCCTCAAGTCTGTCAAGCTATTTAGTGTGTCTGTTAAAGAGCAGAGGGCTGTCCTTGCGTTAAGTTCACGTCCATGGCTAGGATATTCCGATTTACAGACAAAGAATTTCATGCTCACACCCCTGGATTATGTTCCACTAGAATGGAGCTGGAACTTTAGCAGCGAGCAATGCGTTGAGGGAATGGTGGGAATTCAAGGCCAGAATCTAAGGTATGTTAAGACGCATGTTCCCCATGCATACTCCTTTGTAGTGCTTCATGATGACAACAAACTATCCGAGTCGACTTGACATTGCGGAACTAcgcttttattttttccaaTTGTTCCTACTGAAAGCCATATTTCAATTTCTTTTGGTTATTGCCTTTGTCAATGCCTCACCATGCTAATTTTCCCAAATAGGATTTTCTCTATTGAGAAGCTCGACAACAATCTCCTCCAAGAGACGATTCCACTCGCCTATACCCCGCGCCATTTTGTCCGCCATCCTGAACAACCTCTCTTCTACGTTATCGAGGCTGACAACAATATACTCTCGCCTTCTACGAAAGCCAAGCTCCTTCAGGATTCCAAAGCAGCTAATGGAGAGGTGGCCGAACTGCCACCCGAAGATTTTGGCTATCCACGCGGCACCGGCCATTGGGCATCATGCATCCAAGTTGTTGATCCAATCAACAGTAAGGCAGTTATTTCCCGTATTGAActagaagaaaatgaagcgGCCGTTAGTGTGGCAGCGGTCCCATTTTCCAGCCAAGACGATGAAACGTTTTTGGTGGTTGGAACTGGAAAAGATATGGTGGTGTATCCTCCGTCTTCGTCGTGCGGGTTCATCCATATCTATAGATTCCAGGAAGATGGCAAAGAGCTCGAGTTCATTCACAAAACCAAAGTTGAATCCCCACCGCACGCACTCTTGGCTTTCCAGGGACGTCTCCTCGCCGGCATCGGTCGCAATTTACGGATCTATGATCTGGGTATGAAGCAGCTACTCCGCAAGTGCCAAGCTGAAGTTGTCCCACGATTGATTGTTGGACTTCAAACACAAGGTAGTCGCATCATCGTGAGCGACGTTCAAGAAAGCGTCACGTACGTGGTCTACAAATATCAGGAAAACCGCCTTATCCCATTTGCCGACGACGTAATAGCCCGTTGGACAACGTGTACAGCGATGGTCGATTACGAGACCGTCGCAGGTGGAGATAAGTTTGGAAACCTCTGGCTCCTGAGATGCCCTCAGAAAGCATCTGAAGAGGCTGATGAAGATGGCTCTGGAGCACATCTCATCCACGAACGGCAATATCTCCAAGGTGCACCAAACAGGCTCAGCCTGATGGTTCACTTCTACCCTCAAGATATTCCTACAAGCATCCAGAAGACGCAATTAGTGGCTGGAGGACGGGATATCCTGGTCTGGACCGGCTTACAAGGCACTGTTGGAATGTTGGTGCCGTTTGTCAGTCGTGAAGACGTGGATTTCTTCCAGAGTCTTGAGATGCAGCTTACTTCGCAAACACCTCCACTTGCTGGCCGCGACCATTTAATCTATCGAAGCTATTATGCACCAGCGAAAGGTACCATTGATGGAGACTTGTGTGAGACGTATTTCACATTGCCGAACGATAAGAAATTAATGATCGCTGGGGAATTAGACAGGTCTGTCCGAGAGATCGAGAGGAAAATTTCGGTAAGCCCTTTGCTTCATCCCTAGAAATATCCATTAGTACGGGCGCTGACCAGGGTTCTGAATATAGGATATGCGTACTAAGGTGGCTTACTAACGATTGATCTTCGATTTTACCTAGTTGGCGTCCTGGTTTGAGGTTTTCATATGCGTCCAATTGAGTGCTAATAATTGTGAACTACGGGCTCCTTCCAATATGTCATTtgttttcaagatttttttCCAACTGTGGGCGGAATACAGGGCAGCTAAGTGGCGATTACGGAGTTCAGATTTGCAAATGAAACGATTCTCAACATGACCCCTGAgctcattttcttttcttcgcTCCTTTGTGGCAACAGCTTTTCCCCCGGTTTTATATTGGCCCGTAAACAAAGCCCGGGCATCGAATGGCCAAGTCTCTTGCCTCGCTCGGTCAGTTTGCGTTTCTATCGTCTGATCTTGAGCTGGATACACCTTCCTTTGTATTACATGTGAAGGGATGTATGGGACGAGAAGAGTGGAGGTCCTCCTATCGATGATTTTTGAGTACGATTCCACGGCCTGCACATCGCCTGGGATTGTAATTTATCCGTCGAGACATGTTCTTAGGCACCGGGTGCTACGGAGTGTATACATACGAAAgtaagtactccgtacagtacACTTATCGGTTCAACCCTATTGTTGCTAGCAGATAATTTTGGATAATTCGTATGTACTATTTTGGTGTGTCATTTTATATTTAAACGGTCAATCACGAATTTTGCTGCTTACCGGTGGATGGAGAATCCCGGTCTTTTGAGTACGGAGTCCCGAATTACCGTGTGCCTCAGATCCTTGGGTTTCAAACCAAAACAGAAGGCCGTTGGATTACACGCCGCTATTCCCTTCGACAGCTGCGGAATGCTAACGTATTAATCATATTACTAATAATGGCCTTTCTTGAACTTCAGCCTTCTTGTTGATGGGAAGGGGGGCTCTCCTATCACCGGCGATTACCAGAGAAAGATGTCCAATGTAACGTTTTGTCCACCCTCCACAGGCCACTTGCTGGGCCCCGTCCCGTCTTCATTCGAATGCAGAGGTACGAGCTAGGTATGCCAGAGATATGCCCCGCCCGGATAGCACATATTTTTGAAATCTCAATCCTACCCCCTCAAGCCGTGCGAAGCATTAAATACtttttttgaattttcaaaGCGCGGTCTCTTCACTGGAAGATGAACAATGGCTGAGCCCCAAAGGATACTGCTTGATAAGGCTAAGCTGAACCAGGGTGAGTAAAAGGTTTGCGACGCTTATTGAACGGTTATCTAACTGGATAACTTAGGACTTGCCGCACTTGATGCCGCAATGGGGCGAGAGCCAATGATCTATGCATTCTCGCCGATCACCATGATATCCCCAGGTGGCTATCCCGCGGTTACATATTTTCAGAATCGGAGTTCCACAGAAGATGTTGACGTCATCATTGATCCGGGGCATGCTGTTGATAAAGACGTTGCAACTGCCATTCGCAATACCATGAAGCAAGTAGGCGAGGATCTACTCTTTGGAAGAAAATGGATCAACGAGGATGTCTCCATGTTCCTTACACCACAGGCTCGTCAGTCTCTTTTCCAAGATGCAACGAAGCAGAACATCGTCCTCTGGGATGGACCACATTTAAGGGTGTTGGCAGCACCGCTGGAATGGGGCCTAGAAACCAAACTCCGACGCCTTTCTACAACGCCAAATCATCCAAAGGTGGTCAGCGATATGAATGACATCGTTGTGATTCTAAAATTCCTGATAGATCGAAACGGGGCCCCCTTAAAGCAAAATACCATTCAGTCATTGAACAGAAACGGTTTTGATGTTGCTATCAAGGATGATGTAATAAAAAAGGTCGCAGCAGAATACCAAGCACAATATGGAACGCAGCCTTTCTGCTAAAGGACAGCTTGACCAAATGAGTGGCCTCACGACCAGGGACACACAGCTCATATGTACTACATGATACAATGTGACTGTGGGACCACTCTTTAGTGTGAGTTGTTAGACGTAGTCGAGTAGGCCGCTGGCAATGGTGCCTGTTGTTGCTGTATGAGGGTAATTAACTAGGTTGGTTAACAAAGTAACTACTCTgtatggagtatggagtactccgtacatattacatactccgtagaaaaCTTCAATAGTTAGGTAAAGAATTTCAGAGGTAAAAATATTACATTTGAGGTCTGTTACCGCACAGATACTATAAAACAACTTTTActatctatataactagttagAGCTCAGATACTATGTCGGTATTATGTACTGTAATATCAAGGCAGTGGAAAAGTGGTGGCAGTGCCTGGGCAATTGTGGCTGACCACCTGACATGCGATGCCCAACAAGCACAGGTAACCTACCCTCAGCAGACAAATACTGCATTCCTGTGCTCTCCTCCAATTTGAAATTTACCAGGAAAGTCCCTCTCGCTCTCGCGACCAGAAGGCTTTGCTCATCTCACTCGAATTTTGCTCTGGGCTGTTACTCTCGGATGGGATCATGGCCCCTAGCCCACAGCGGCAACGCCCAAAGATAAGCTGGTGGACGCGAATGAAATGGCGATTGCGATCCATGGAGAGCCCACTGGTTCTTCGAGGAACTGTTAAACGTCTTCGTCTCCACAGGTGGCCATATCTTGCTCTCCTTCGCCTATGTCTACCGACTACCTCCTTATCCTGGTCATACGCTGTACCTGAACCCCTCCCTCCTCTATCCCTCGTCAACGATCCACCGCTGTGTTGGAAACGTCGATGTGAGGGCGATATAAAAAATTTGCAAGCAATTCCCATCTGGCGCTCTCGCGATACACCTCTCCGCTCGCTTTATCGTCTCTATGAGGCAGTGATGGGGGGAGATGAAATGCTACCCGTCGTTGGATACGAGACTGAATACTTCTTTTACCAAGGCCGACGGGCATGGGAACTACACCGTATTCCTGATCCATGTGATCCTGATCCTATTCGCTACGCGATCCTTGCTTGTATAGTCGAATCGTTGCTACATGCTATCAACTGGCGCTTGAGCATCGGACTAAGGAGGAATGGTAAGCACATTCCACCAACAAATTATGATGGTGTGAACAATCCATACGCTCCATATGACCCGGTTTCTTTACCAGCATGGACACAACGTGTTCCGCCTGTTGATAAGCAATATATTGCAAAAGTTATGCCCGAGAGAATGATTGATCCGAGAGGAAGGTTGGTGCTACATACAGATGCGGAGAGCGACATCTTcgaaaagagaaatatagtcGCATCGGAGCATAAATTCTGGACCATTTAGCTCCTGCGTATATTTTGGTACCTGTTCAGCCTCTTAATCCAACGACAAGTATTATATTCCGCCCATTTCTGCCCCTTTGTGCCAGCATCTCGTATTATAAGGGCGGCTACCAAAAGACGAAAGCACTATGAAAGAAGGAGATGCCTAAAGAAGACACCTACAGCCATAGGGTGTTGAAGACAAGGCTTTCAATCCACCAAGCTGTGCTTAAAGCTGCGTCCTCGGCCGGGAGCGTATCGTTTTCGAGACTGTTAGCCCTGTTGGTGTTTTGAAAGGTCCATCAGCCCCTCTGCTCAAGCTGAGAGATGGATTTCAATAAAATCATATATCGGAGAGCGTTCCGAGAACAATTCCAAATCTACCTCTAGACGCGAGCCTCCCATTTGGATTCCCAGTTCCATTAGGGTATGCTGCCCCCTAGCCAGCGGCTTTCAAGGTGCTGGACCAATTGCTGCCCATAACATGCAGATGAAGGTGTGCATGTCTTTCTGTGAACTCTGCTTTTGTCAAAATTTATCTGCCAGCCATGCAACGTCTCATTTCAAGGTTATCCTGACCCCCTTTCCCTGAGCTCCAACGTTGCATATTGGTGGATTTTGACCGGCCTTCCAATCCAGTGACTCAATGGCCTGGTATTCTTTGTGGCCCTTGTGGATTCATTCAGATAGCCGCTTTGGGCAAATCCCATCCTTCCTATATTCACCGGCTATCTATGGAACCAGCAAATAGCTGATTGGGCGGAACAGCCTAAGCGTCTGTAGCAATGCAGATAAGTCTCCAGAGAATGATGGATATATTACTGGATCAGCGAATAGACCAGTCGCACGTTCAGCTGCCGACCAGGCAATTGAAACTGTTTTGTGTCGCAGCAACCTTGGACTATTGTGCTGATTCGCGAGATATTCAACACCATCCTGAGTACGAAGCTTTTACCATATCACCTAGTGGATACACAATAGCAATCCCTCAACGGGATATATCAGCTCgaaccccccccccccccccccccccccccccccgcgGACCGTCTGCTCGCGGGTCCGAATTAGGTGGCTGGGTCTGCGCACCCTATTCAGCTAGCCACCCCAGATGTTCAAATCAAGTTGTATGTACGGAGCACAGTACATCCAAATTTATATAATCTCCAATAGAACCCACCCACTTCGTCCCACAGCCTCGTGGCGATCTGCAGGAAGCCAGTTAAGAATCTCTCTTCCCATGTAAGTCTCCAGGTATGTAGCCAAAACTGACATCCTACGCCATCCTTAAATTAATAACCAATGCAATCAGTATCAAGTCAATGGTGTGGAATTACATCACCACATCCTCAACCCCAATCATCCTGGATATTGGGCAGTCATATTAGGAAGAATCACATCAAAGCCCCGAATGTTGGGCATACAGTCAGATGTACACATACCCCTTTCAATGTGATTTATACATCACAGTCCCTGAACATGAACATCCAGTGGGAGGCTAAATATGCAGTGAACTGAGCCGTGGTAAGTTTTGGGAAAGGTCTAAATTCCTGAATTGATCCCAGAGTTGGATGTGTGTGCTCATCCTTAGATTCTTAGGATGTACCCACACCTGGTGCAAAGGTCACGTATAGCGGCGAGCGGCAGGTGGTTAATCCAAATGAAGTCTGGGATCTGAACAGAGAGGGAGAGTGCAGAAATCAACAAATGATCCAGTTCCTAACTTCTTTACTCTAAACAACGGCTACCCGAATGCTGTCCACTCCTTGATTGGTGCCAAAGATTCCAGCGGCCACTTTACTCCCATTTACATTGATACCGAACAAATCGAGAGCACCTTCTCTGTCAGTTACGAACCTGTTGACATGGCGCAATGGTGGTATCAATACAGGATCAACACAGCAACAATGGTTGAGAATGTAGTATCCAAAAAGGAAACGCAAGATTTCTCTGCCGATGACCGAAATCAAGACAAATCCTTCAAGTGGCAGTCCACTTACAAAGTTAACCTGGGAAAATGGGAATCTAATCCAATAATGTGAGGCTGTTGTGATACTTTCCAGTGCTTTTCTTCTGGGCATAAGGCTTGTTAGTCAGTTAGTTGGACAATCTAACGCTCCTAGGAATCAATTTCAGGAATTTTTATTGATCTTATTTCAAGCACACCATAACGCGGATTGAAAGCGTTGCATAAATAGTGTACCCACAGGCTTTCAGCCACTCTCCTCAGCATCTCTAGTAGCCCTCCTTTAAGATGTTAGCATCTCTGTTTCGGCAGTCCTTAACCACTAGTTAACTATATGGTGGGTGCCAGGGATATTTCTCCGACCAAAGAGGTTTTACCCACTGGGTTGTCTCCAGGATGGGTGACAGACGTGGAGGTAATAATAAGCCAGGTACCTAGAGAAATGCTGTTTGTTGCCTACTCCATAATTGGATGCCGGCTTCCTTTCTCTGATCTGTGTATAGAGTTCTCGGTATCTTAACTGTTTGTGTGCAAACCcccctgggtcttgcataTACATAAGGGAAAGCCGCAGAAAGGTGGGAAGACTCTGATCCCCTTGTAACTTTGTCATGAGGTCACTAAACAAGCGAATTGATCCTGAACTAGGATACTTGGGCTGGAATAGGGCAGCGACTTTGCTATTGAATGGAGCCAAGTTTGCTTTGGGGGAACCGAACAATTCACTCCTCTTTTGATGTTTTGGGATCAAGACAAATTTATGTAATCCCGAGCCAACTGATGTCCACATCCAATGCAATCTTGTTCGTAGTCTCAAATGGAATATATGCTGCTTTTGAAAAATAGATGAAAGGGTCCTCTATTTTGGTAAGCCTTGACCCTACTGAAAATCCATAGTCAACCCGATAATTGTTGGGGGTGTAAGGCGTTGTGTAAAAGAAAGGCTCGGTTCCAGTCTGATTCAATAGAATGATTGCGCGACATTTTAAGGTCTATGAAAGATTAGCAGATATGTCATCCCACAATCAGGACATTACATACTTCACATATGACACTTAGGCACTGGATTTCTGCATCTCTCACTTCAGATATCTCCACGACGAAGGGCTAAGCAGGATTGTTTAGAATCCAATGTGGTTGACCAGTTCTCTGTTCAAAAGCGACGTCCACAATACTCCATCAATTTTGAACTAAAAGGTGTCTGCTATTGTTAAGTGCATAGTGCTCCCACTTGTAACCCCCTGTATTGCCATCTGCAGGGGTAGACTCTATAATGAACAGAAAACCACCTTCCAATGTAAAGAAGATGAATTTGTATGAATGGTGATCACATATCTATTTTTCCAGCTGTGAATCTCTTTTTTAGTATGCTGATAGGATCATCCCTCTCATTTGCGAACGGAGATGCGGTTTTCAGGGTCAAAAGTAAGCAGCCAATATTGTACTTGAGAACAATGTCCTAAGTCTCTCCCGATAATTTGTGAAAAAGAACGGTTCGATGATTGTTTGGAAAGATGCAGCGCAAGTATCTGTGAAGGAATATCCATAGGTACTT
This window harbors:
- the RSE1 gene encoding pre-mRNA-splicing factor rse1 (EggNog:ENOG410PGD2~COG:A~BUSCO:477at33183), with protein sequence MATTSSMFMYSLTIQPPTAITQAIIGQFSGVKEQQIVIASGSKLSIHEPDSHQGKIRTLYSQDVFGIIRSLAAFRLAGSSKDYIIIGSDSGRIAIVEYVPSQNRFNRIHLETFGKSGIRRVVPGQYLAVDPKGRACLIASVEKNKLVYVLNRNAQAELTISSPLEAHRPQTLVFALTALDVGYENPIFAALEVDYTESDQDPTGAAYQEAEKLLVYYELDLGLNHVVRRWADPVDRSAAMLFQVPGGADGPSGVLVCSEGNITYRHSNQDAFRVPIPRRSGPTENPERKRYITAGVVHKMRRAFFCLLQTEDGDLFKVTMDMVEDENGQLTGEVQRLKLKYFDTVPVASSLCILKNGFLFVASETGNHHFYQFEKLGDDDEETEFSSDDFSADPSEPLAPVYFRPRPAENLNLVESINSLNPLMSCKITNLTEDDAPQFYTLSGTGARSTFRTLKHGLEVSEIVESELPSVPSAVWTTKLTRNDQYDAYIILSFSNGTLVLSIGETVEEVTDTGFLSSAPTLAVQQLGEDSLIQVHPKGIRHIHADRRVNEWPAPQHRSIVAAATNERQVAVALSSGEIVYFEMDTDGSLAEYDEKREMSGTVTCLSLGEIPPGRVRSSFLAVGCDDSTVRILSLDPDSTLENKSVQALTSAPSALSIMSMVDSTSGGSTLYLHIGLYSGIYLRTVLDEVTGELSDTRTRFLGLKSVKLFSVSVKEQRAVLALSSRPWLGYSDLQTKNFMLTPLDYVPLEWSWNFSSEQCVEGMVGIQGQNLRIFSIEKLDNNLLQETIPLAYTPRHFVRHPEQPLFYVIEADNNILSPSTKAKLLQDSKAANGEVAELPPEDFGYPRGTGHWASCIQVVDPINSKAVISRIELEENEAAVSVAAVPFSSQDDETFLVVGTGKDMVVYPPSSSCGFIHIYRFQEDGKELEFIHKTKVESPPHALLAFQGRLLAGIGRNLRIYDLGMKQLLRKCQAEVVPRLIVGLQTQGSRIIVSDVQESVTYVVYKYQENRLIPFADDVIARWTTCTAMVDYETVAGGDKFGNLWLLRCPQKASEEADEDGSGAHLIHERQYLQGAPNRLSLMVHFYPQDIPTSIQKTQLVAGGRDILVWTGLQGTVGMLVPFVSREDVDFFQSLEMQLTSQTPPLAGRDHLIYRSYYAPAKGTIDGDLCETYFTLPNDKKLMIAGELDRSVREIERKISDMRTKVAY
- a CDS encoding uncharacterized protein (EggNog:ENOG410Q0H8) is translated as MAEPQRILLDKAKLNQGLAALDAAMGREPMIYAFSPITMISPGGYPAVTYFQNRSSTEDVDVIIDPGHAVDKDVATAIRNTMKQVGEDLLFGRKWINEDVSMFLTPQARQSLFQDATKQNIVLWDGPHLRVLAAPLEWGLETKLRRLSTTPNHPKVVSDMNDIVVILKFLIDRNGAPLKQNTIQSLNRNGFDVAIKDDVIKKVAAEYQAQYGTQPFC
- a CDS encoding uncharacterized protein (EggNog:ENOG410Q5B0); its protein translation is MAPSPQRQRPKISWWTRMKWRLRSMESPLVLRGTVKRLRLHRWPYLALLRLCLPTTSLSWSYAVPEPLPPLSLVNDPPLCWKRRCEGDIKNLQAIPIWRSRDTPLRSLYRLYEAVMGGDEMLPVVGYETEYFFYQGRRAWELHRIPDPCDPDPIRYAILACIVESLLHAINWRLSIGLRRNGKHIPPTNYDGVNNPYAPYDPVSLPAWTQRVPPVDKQYIAKVMPERMIDPRGRLVLHTDAESDIFEKRNIVASEHKFWTI